A stretch of the Photobacterium sp. CCB-ST2H9 genome encodes the following:
- the recB gene encoding exodeoxyribonuclease V subunit beta, which produces MTATTATDKPAIMPQPLEAMTFPLHGTRLIEASAGTGKTFTIASLYLRLLLGHGEAGAAFPHPLTVDQILVVTFTEAATAELRDRIRRRIHDARIAFSRGSSEDPILAGLLSDLPDHARSATLLLQAERQMDEAAIFTIHGFCQRMLTQNAFESGSLFTNEFITEESQLRAQVAADYWRRYFYPLSRELANEIRRCWPAPETLLQAINPFLSGAPVVLKAPPLSGDLAQLHQQNLERIEAVKQGWCAHAADFFALISDSGVNKRSYTKTSLPKALDEVGQWAAQPTTDYSLPKALEKFDQAVLAEKTAKGTVPEHPVFVAIQDLLANPPSVREPILAHAIRACRELLAEAKQRKGWLSFDDLLTQLAAALQTDRDSGNGALAARIRHLYPVAMIDEFQDTDPLQYQIFSTVYMPEESAEGESSAAVSGLFMIGDPKQAIYAFRGADIFTYIRARRQVSAHYTLGTNWRSTASMVAAANRVFALPDSPFIYDSDIQFLPVQSSPKAAERHWVLNGERQQALCFWHMDAEAPVTKGDYQTVMAEATAAQIQTILTQSELGQAALVDGEEQHPVAAGDIAVLVRTGTEAALIRQALAGQGIASVYLSNRDSVFASQEAADLLRLLVAVQYPEQETTLRAALATPLFALSAFQLDRLNNEEDEWERWIAEFRDYRSLWQRRGVLPMIRHMLTRRQIAERLLGENGGERRLTDVLHLGELLQQASQMLDSDQALIRWLAEHIESPNGNSDEQQLRLESDRNLVQIVTIHKSKGLEYDLVFLPFVCSYRSTETALYHDADSQQAVLDVRGEDASLALAEQERLAEDLRLIYVALTRAVYGCYVGMAPLRNGRSTKEPTGLHLSAIGYLVQNGQPGGLAELTAALETLAQSEDICIVTPPALPEELWQPAPVEQPVPKAASFSGSVGHPWWITSYSSLVKQGHSVLDATSELPGFDTDSSQDSLLESAESETDMSAPERSIFTFPKGARPGTFLHSLFENVEFTEAADSEATATIVRELLRQENYDPEWLPVLQQLLEQVLSCALDGESLVLGQLSPQQRLVEMEFMLPIHLLSSALLNKTLARHDTLSATAGELGFATVSGMLKGFIDLVFEHQGKYYVLDWKSNWLGDSHDAYRGEALTTAMAEHRYDLQYQLYALALHRFLKSRKADYDYQQHFGGVYYLFLRGVRREDNSGIFHARPSLALLTELEHLIDGQMSQGDIA; this is translated from the coding sequence ATGACAGCGACCACAGCAACGGATAAACCAGCAATCATGCCACAGCCGCTGGAGGCAATGACGTTTCCCCTGCATGGGACCCGGCTGATTGAAGCTTCGGCGGGCACGGGAAAAACCTTCACCATTGCCAGCCTGTATCTGCGTCTGCTGTTAGGACATGGTGAAGCGGGCGCGGCATTTCCGCATCCGCTGACCGTGGATCAGATTCTGGTGGTGACCTTTACTGAAGCGGCAACAGCTGAGCTGAGAGACAGGATCCGCCGACGGATTCACGATGCCCGGATCGCTTTCAGCCGTGGCTCCAGCGAGGATCCGATTCTGGCGGGGCTGTTGTCGGATCTGCCGGATCATGCCCGATCGGCCACCTTGCTCTTGCAGGCCGAGAGACAGATGGATGAAGCTGCGATTTTCACCATCCACGGTTTTTGTCAGCGCATGCTGACCCAGAATGCTTTTGAATCCGGCAGCTTGTTCACCAATGAATTCATTACGGAAGAGAGTCAGCTCAGGGCACAGGTCGCAGCCGATTACTGGCGCCGTTATTTCTATCCGCTGTCCCGTGAACTGGCGAATGAAATTCGTCGGTGCTGGCCCGCCCCGGAAACACTGCTGCAAGCGATCAATCCCTTTTTGTCCGGTGCACCGGTCGTGCTGAAAGCGCCGCCGTTATCCGGCGATCTGGCGCAGTTACACCAGCAGAATCTGGAACGGATAGAAGCCGTCAAGCAGGGCTGGTGTGCGCATGCGGCTGATTTTTTTGCGTTGATCAGCGATTCCGGGGTCAATAAGCGCAGTTATACCAAAACCAGTCTGCCAAAGGCGCTGGATGAAGTCGGCCAATGGGCTGCGCAGCCGACCACAGATTACAGTCTGCCCAAGGCCCTGGAAAAATTTGATCAGGCGGTGCTGGCAGAGAAAACTGCCAAGGGCACCGTGCCGGAGCATCCGGTTTTTGTTGCGATTCAGGATTTGCTGGCGAACCCGCCCAGTGTACGGGAGCCGATTCTGGCGCACGCGATCCGGGCATGCCGGGAACTGCTGGCTGAGGCAAAACAGCGCAAAGGCTGGCTGTCTTTTGATGATTTGCTGACGCAACTGGCAGCCGCGCTGCAAACGGATCGCGACAGCGGGAATGGTGCTCTTGCAGCCCGGATCCGTCATTTGTATCCGGTGGCAATGATTGATGAGTTTCAGGACACGGATCCGCTCCAGTATCAGATTTTCAGTACGGTTTATATGCCGGAAGAGTCTGCCGAGGGAGAATCATCGGCAGCCGTGTCCGGACTCTTTATGATCGGCGATCCCAAGCAGGCGATTTATGCTTTCCGGGGCGCGGATATTTTCACCTATATCCGCGCGCGGCGGCAGGTCAGTGCCCATTATACGCTGGGCACCAACTGGCGCTCGACCGCCAGTATGGTGGCCGCGGCCAACCGGGTGTTTGCACTGCCGGACAGTCCTTTTATCTATGACAGCGATATCCAGTTCCTGCCCGTCCAGTCTAGTCCGAAAGCGGCTGAACGACACTGGGTACTGAACGGTGAACGGCAGCAGGCGCTGTGTTTCTGGCACATGGATGCCGAGGCGCCGGTCACGAAAGGGGATTATCAAACCGTGATGGCGGAAGCTACCGCGGCCCAGATCCAGACGATTCTGACTCAGTCTGAACTGGGTCAGGCTGCGCTGGTGGACGGGGAAGAACAACATCCGGTGGCAGCCGGTGATATTGCGGTGCTGGTGCGGACCGGGACAGAAGCGGCCCTGATCCGTCAGGCGCTGGCCGGACAGGGGATTGCCAGTGTCTATCTGTCGAACCGGGACAGTGTCTTTGCCAGCCAGGAAGCGGCCGATCTGCTGCGTCTGCTGGTAGCCGTCCAGTATCCGGAACAGGAAACAACGCTGCGTGCAGCGCTGGCAACGCCTTTGTTTGCACTCAGTGCCTTTCAGCTGGACCGGCTCAATAACGAGGAAGATGAGTGGGAGCGCTGGATCGCCGAGTTCCGCGATTACCGCAGCCTGTGGCAGCGTCGCGGTGTCCTGCCTATGATTCGTCACATGCTGACCCGACGTCAGATAGCAGAACGGCTGCTGGGAGAAAACGGCGGCGAGCGGCGTCTGACGGATGTGCTCCATCTGGGCGAGCTGTTGCAGCAGGCCAGTCAGATGCTGGACAGTGATCAGGCCCTGATTCGCTGGCTGGCGGAGCATATTGAATCTCCGAACGGGAACAGCGATGAGCAGCAATTGCGGCTGGAATCTGATCGCAATCTGGTGCAAATCGTCACCATCCATAAATCCAAGGGACTGGAGTACGATCTGGTCTTTCTGCCGTTTGTCTGCAGTTATCGCAGTACCGAAACCGCGCTGTATCATGATGCGGATTCCCAGCAGGCTGTACTGGATGTCCGGGGGGAAGATGCCAGTCTGGCGCTGGCGGAACAGGAGCGTCTGGCCGAAGACCTGCGTCTCATATACGTGGCTCTGACCCGCGCCGTATACGGCTGTTATGTCGGCATGGCGCCACTGCGCAACGGGCGCAGTACCAAAGAGCCGACCGGTTTGCATCTGTCGGCAATTGGTTATCTGGTTCAGAACGGCCAGCCCGGCGGGCTGGCAGAGTTGACAGCTGCATTGGAGACGCTGGCACAAAGCGAGGACATTTGCATCGTCACGCCGCCGGCTTTACCGGAAGAACTCTGGCAGCCGGCTCCGGTGGAGCAACCGGTACCAAAAGCGGCCAGCTTCAGCGGTTCTGTCGGCCATCCCTGGTGGATCACCAGTTATTCCTCCCTCGTTAAACAGGGGCACTCCGTCCTGGATGCGACCAGCGAGCTGCCCGGCTTTGATACGGATTCATCTCAGGACAGCCTGCTTGAGTCGGCTGAATCTGAAACGGACATGTCAGCGCCGGAACGTTCAATTTTTACTTTCCCGAAAGGGGCACGGCCCGGCACTTTTCTTCACAGTCTGTTTGAGAATGTCGAGTTCACGGAAGCGGCAGACAGCGAAGCGACCGCGACCATCGTTCGTGAATTGCTGCGTCAGGAGAACTATGACCCCGAATGGCTGCCGGTGTTACAACAACTGCTGGAGCAGGTGCTCAGCTGCGCGCTGGATGGTGAATCGCTGGTGCTCGGCCAGTTATCCCCGCAGCAGCGGCTGGTGGAAATGGAATTCATGCTGCCGATCCACCTGCTGTCATCGGCACTGCTGAATAAAACGCTGGCCCGCCACGATACCTTGTCTGCAACTGCAGGAGAGCTGGGATTTGCGACTGTCAGCGGCATGCTGAAAGGCTTTATCGATCTGGTGTTTGAACACCAGGGGAAATATTACGTGCTGGACTGGAAATCGAACTGGCTGGGGGACAGCCATGACGCCTATCGCGGCGAGGCACTGACCACAGCCATGGCCGAACACAGATATGACTTGCAGTATCAGCTGTATGCACTGGCACTGCACCGTTTTCTGAAAAGCCGCAAAGCGGATTACGACTATCAGCAGCACTTCGGCGGTGTGTATTACCTGTTCTTGCGGGGTGTCCGTCGTGAGGACAACAGCGGCATTTTCCATGCCCGGCCCAGTCTGGCGCTGCTGACCGAACTTGAACACCTGATTGACGGCCAGATGAGCCAGGGAGATATAGCCTGA
- the recD gene encoding exodeoxyribonuclease V subunit alpha, which translates to MIAQLDTLARGGLLRSLDTQFAKFVCDSVAGFDDPQVRDLLALAAAWVSQELGRGHVCLPLSFLQSQPLGLPKEVAESLLSLLPDAWRLPASWPAILNGSAAISDGLQPTPLVLCDDRLYLHRYWQDEQTVARRLLSAARLPETGQTVTQSAGMLDTLFARSYFYLFDGLSALRQSGDDSAERRRFVVCDLLDVVTPDALKWEKIDAVLVQAQRFSDLTPLDTLIPASACLNWQKVAAATALSRPFAVISGGPGTGKTTTVAKLLAALVMQNQPAAASVDAARVPHIVLVAPTGKAAARLTESIGKAVQSLPVAPALQAAIPTQASTLHRLLGAIPGRTAFRHHAGNPLHADVLVVDEASMVDLPMMARLLEALPPHAKLILLGDKDQLASVEAGAVLGDICAFARQGYSVPQAKQLSEMTGFVLPAGQSDSLSPIADCLCVLQKSYRFHALSGIGQLASAINSGQPDRLAAVWQQAYSDIRQYPLGAEHYQQLIQAMSNFYRRYLEAMTQGEPPAEVLRQFASVRLLCALREGDFGVKGLNSRIERQLAKDKLITPGDETWYVGRPVMITRNDHGLGLYNGDIGIAMPDPDGRLDGRGRPALRVYFDMPDGSIRSFLPSRLPEHELVYAMTIHKSQGSEFADTLMILPPEFSPILTRELIYTGVTRAKERLYLYARPEVLQRSIQRCIQRASGLEVNLS; encoded by the coding sequence ATGATTGCGCAGCTGGATACGCTGGCGCGTGGCGGTTTGCTTAGGTCGCTCGATACCCAGTTTGCCAAATTTGTCTGCGATTCGGTGGCCGGGTTTGATGACCCTCAGGTCCGGGATTTACTGGCGCTGGCAGCTGCCTGGGTCAGCCAGGAGCTGGGCCGGGGGCATGTCTGCCTCCCGCTGTCGTTTCTGCAGAGTCAGCCACTGGGGTTACCGAAAGAGGTGGCGGAATCTTTATTATCGCTGTTGCCGGATGCCTGGCGATTGCCAGCCAGCTGGCCAGCGATCCTGAATGGCTCGGCAGCGATTTCGGATGGTCTGCAGCCCACGCCGCTGGTGCTTTGTGACGATCGATTGTATCTGCATCGCTACTGGCAGGACGAGCAGACGGTTGCCCGTCGCCTGTTGTCTGCGGCTCGTCTTCCTGAAACCGGTCAGACTGTCACGCAATCGGCCGGGATGCTGGATACCTTGTTTGCCCGCAGTTATTTCTATTTGTTTGATGGACTGTCGGCGCTGCGTCAGTCCGGTGACGACAGTGCGGAGCGCCGTCGTTTCGTGGTCTGCGATCTGCTGGATGTGGTGACGCCAGACGCGCTGAAATGGGAAAAAATTGACGCTGTACTGGTTCAGGCTCAGCGCTTTTCGGACCTGACACCGCTGGATACGTTAATCCCTGCATCTGCCTGTCTGAACTGGCAAAAGGTGGCGGCAGCAACGGCCCTGAGCCGGCCATTTGCGGTGATCTCCGGTGGGCCCGGAACCGGAAAAACGACGACGGTTGCGAAACTGCTGGCGGCGTTGGTGATGCAAAACCAACCTGCTGCCGCGTCTGTCGATGCTGCCCGGGTGCCCCATATTGTACTGGTGGCACCGACCGGTAAGGCTGCGGCCCGGCTGACCGAATCGATTGGTAAAGCGGTCCAGTCGCTGCCGGTGGCTCCGGCGTTGCAGGCCGCCATTCCGACGCAGGCCAGTACCTTGCACCGGTTGCTCGGAGCAATTCCGGGGCGGACTGCTTTTCGGCATCATGCAGGGAATCCACTACATGCGGATGTCTTGGTGGTCGATGAAGCGTCGATGGTCGATTTGCCCATGATGGCTCGCTTGCTGGAAGCATTGCCGCCGCATGCCAAACTGATTCTGCTGGGGGATAAAGATCAGCTGGCTTCCGTGGAAGCCGGAGCGGTGCTGGGAGACATCTGTGCTTTCGCCCGTCAGGGCTACAGTGTGCCGCAGGCAAAACAGCTCAGTGAGATGACCGGCTTTGTGCTGCCTGCCGGACAGTCGGACTCACTCAGTCCGATTGCTGATTGTCTCTGCGTGCTGCAAAAAAGTTACCGTTTCCACGCATTGTCGGGGATCGGCCAGCTGGCCAGTGCTATTAACAGTGGTCAGCCGGATCGGCTGGCTGCGGTCTGGCAGCAAGCATACAGTGATATCCGGCAGTACCCGCTCGGAGCCGAGCATTACCAGCAGTTGATTCAGGCGATGTCGAATTTTTACCGGCGTTATCTGGAGGCGATGACCCAAGGTGAACCGCCAGCCGAGGTGCTGCGGCAATTTGCCAGTGTCCGGCTGCTGTGTGCGCTGCGGGAAGGGGACTTTGGTGTTAAGGGGCTCAACAGCCGGATTGAACGCCAGCTGGCGAAAGATAAGCTGATCACGCCGGGGGATGAAACCTGGTATGTCGGTCGTCCGGTGATGATCACCCGTAACGATCATGGTCTCGGTTTGTATAACGGTGATATTGGGATTGCGATGCCGGATCCGGACGGGCGATTGGATGGTCGCGGCCGTCCGGCGCTTCGGGTGTATTTTGATATGCCGGACGGCAGTATCCGCAGCTTTCTGCCCAGCCGTCTGCCGGAGCATGAGCTGGTGTACGCGATGACAATTCATAAATCTCAGGGTTCAGAATTCGCCGATACCCTGATGATTCTGCCGCCGGAGTTCAGTCCGATCCTGACCCGGGAACTGATTTATACCGGGGTCACGCGGGCGAAGGAACGACTGTATCTCTATGCCCGGCCTGAGGTATTACAGCGCAGTATCCAGCGCTGTATTCAGCGGGCCAGTGGTCTGGAAGTGAACCTCAGCTAA
- the argA gene encoding amino-acid N-acetyltransferase produces MKLRSTALVKGFRQSAPYVNAHRGKTLVIMLGGEAIADKNFRNIVNDIALLNCLGLRIVLIYGARPQISHLLALHGYETPYHKGVRITDERSLEIAKQAAGQLHLDITARFSMGLNNTPMAGSQINVVSGNFVIAQPLGVDDGIDYCHSGRIRRIDVDGIKRQLDQNSIVLLGPIASSVTGECFNLMSEEVATQVAIRLEADKLIGFCSHQGVRDEQGEIVSEMLPAEAEAALQRLTEQKKSDSGTARFLRGAMTACRAGVPRSHLISYKDDGALIQELFSFDGIGTQIVMASAEKVRGAHIDDIGGILALIRPLEQEGILVRRSREQLEQEIKQFTVIERDGLIIGCAALYSFMEEQMGEMACVAVHPDYRDGDRGALLLNRIRHQARTQGLKQLFVLTTRSLHWFREQGFVEIDVSDLPMAKQALYNLQRRSKILTLAL; encoded by the coding sequence GTGAAATTAAGAAGTACCGCACTGGTCAAAGGCTTTCGCCAGTCAGCCCCTTATGTCAATGCGCACCGAGGTAAAACGCTGGTGATCATGCTGGGCGGTGAAGCAATTGCTGATAAAAACTTCCGCAATATCGTCAATGACATCGCCCTGCTCAATTGTCTGGGCCTGCGCATTGTCCTGATTTACGGTGCCCGTCCCCAGATTTCGCATTTACTCGCGCTGCACGGCTATGAAACGCCGTACCACAAAGGGGTGCGGATCACTGATGAACGTTCACTGGAAATCGCCAAACAGGCGGCCGGACAGTTGCATCTGGATATTACCGCCCGCTTCTCCATGGGCCTGAACAATACACCGATGGCCGGCTCACAAATCAACGTGGTCAGCGGAAACTTTGTCATCGCGCAGCCTCTGGGGGTCGATGACGGCATTGACTACTGCCACAGCGGCCGGATCCGCCGCATCGATGTTGACGGTATCAAACGCCAGCTGGATCAGAACAGTATTGTCTTGCTGGGTCCGATTGCCAGCTCTGTGACCGGAGAATGCTTCAACCTGATGTCAGAGGAAGTTGCCACGCAGGTCGCCATCCGTCTGGAAGCCGACAAACTGATTGGCTTCTGTTCCCATCAGGGGGTTCGGGATGAACAGGGGGAAATCGTCTCCGAAATGCTGCCGGCGGAAGCAGAGGCAGCACTGCAACGGCTGACCGAACAGAAGAAATCTGACTCCGGGACAGCCCGCTTCCTGCGCGGTGCCATGACCGCCTGCCGGGCCGGTGTGCCCCGCAGTCACCTCATCAGCTATAAAGACGATGGCGCGCTCATTCAGGAACTCTTCTCTTTCGACGGAATCGGCACACAGATTGTGATGGCCAGTGCCGAAAAAGTCCGGGGGGCTCACATCGACGATATCGGCGGTATTCTGGCGCTGATCCGGCCGCTGGAACAAGAAGGTATTCTGGTTCGCCGCTCCCGCGAACAGCTGGAGCAGGAAATCAAACAATTCACTGTGATTGAACGCGACGGCCTGATCATCGGATGCGCCGCCCTTTATTCCTTCATGGAAGAACAGATGGGTGAAATGGCCTGTGTGGCCGTGCATCCGGATTACCGGGACGGTGACCGGGGTGCGCTGCTGCTCAATCGCATTCGCCATCAGGCTCGCACGCAAGGGTTGAAGCAGCTCTTTGTCCTGACCACCCGAAGCCTGCACTGGTTCCGGGAGCAGGGCTTCGTGGAAATTGATGTGTCAGACCTGCCGATGGCAAAGCAGGCCCTCTATAACCTGCAACGTCGTTCGAAAATCCTGACGCTGGCGTTATAA
- a CDS encoding DUF2850 domain-containing protein, which translates to MLLMAFNKYTKWQGATMLTILVTGLALSGFLAVGAVKGDLFTPAPEPSIFGIWVEQDVAPYAADQFELRQDGVYVAGRMVSTRYDWDGSRLSYRMGGETYKYTFEEGKLVRQQPAHYVSTFSRQGTLQKTNS; encoded by the coding sequence ATGCTGCTGATGGCATTCAATAAGTACACCAAGTGGCAGGGTGCCACCATGCTGACCATATTGGTCACAGGTCTGGCGCTCAGTGGTTTTCTTGCAGTCGGTGCAGTAAAAGGTGATCTGTTCACCCCGGCGCCGGAACCCAGTATTTTCGGGATTTGGGTTGAGCAGGATGTCGCACCTTACGCAGCGGATCAATTTGAACTGCGCCAGGATGGGGTGTACGTCGCCGGTCGTATGGTCAGTACCCGTTATGACTGGGATGGCAGCCGGTTAAGCTATCGTATGGGGGGCGAAACCTACAAGTACACTTTCGAGGAAGGAAAATTAGTTCGCCAGCAGCCTGCCCATTACGTTTCAACTTTTTCCCGTCAGGGCACGCTTCAAAAAACCAATTCCTGA
- the mltA gene encoding murein transglycosylase A: protein MFRKVTLVSCVLGLAACARPVDRGQQYLDGEFGQVLNPVTHVASDKPRDYTRFEAQSEQVLARSPSMMLRYQNLYQQVKNWAEESGDPALLTQYGLTTDQMGGGDGYGNVMFTGYFSPVIELRHAKDETFRYPVYAMPVCGEKCPTRADIYNGALEGQGLELGYAASKLAVFMMEVQGSGFVHFEDNDQLQYFAYGGKNGHPYVSIGKILIERGEVPREKMSLKAIAEWVEQQDEATVRELLEQNPSYVFFRPREDLDVLGTAGIPLLPMASVAADREFLPMGSVLLAEVPQLDAEGNWNGKHVLTLLMALDTGGAVKRNHLDLYHGMGEQAGIDAGHYKHFGRVWKLGLTAETDAALTEERQKASEKTVARPVDTHFTFLEESVQSQPVVTGSGLDN from the coding sequence CTGTTTAGAAAAGTGACCCTTGTATCTTGTGTGCTTGGGCTGGCGGCTTGTGCCAGACCTGTCGACCGCGGTCAGCAGTATCTGGATGGTGAGTTTGGCCAAGTACTGAATCCGGTCACTCACGTTGCATCAGATAAACCCAGGGATTACACCCGCTTTGAAGCGCAGTCTGAACAAGTACTGGCCCGCTCCCCTTCAATGATGCTGCGGTATCAGAACCTCTATCAGCAGGTGAAAAACTGGGCGGAAGAAAGCGGTGATCCGGCGTTGCTGACTCAGTATGGTCTGACGACGGATCAAATGGGCGGCGGCGACGGTTACGGCAACGTGATGTTTACCGGTTATTTTTCACCGGTGATTGAATTACGCCATGCAAAAGACGAGACCTTCAGATATCCGGTCTATGCGATGCCGGTTTGCGGTGAAAAATGTCCGACCCGGGCCGATATCTATAACGGCGCTCTGGAGGGACAGGGGCTGGAGCTGGGCTATGCGGCTTCAAAACTGGCGGTGTTCATGATGGAAGTGCAGGGCAGCGGCTTTGTCCATTTTGAGGATAATGACCAGCTGCAGTACTTTGCGTATGGCGGTAAGAACGGCCATCCTTATGTGAGTATTGGTAAAATCCTGATCGAGCGCGGGGAAGTGCCACGGGAGAAAATGTCGCTCAAGGCCATTGCTGAATGGGTGGAGCAGCAGGATGAAGCCACGGTTCGTGAGTTGCTGGAACAGAATCCGTCCTATGTCTTCTTCCGTCCGCGCGAGGATCTGGATGTGCTGGGAACTGCCGGGATCCCGCTGTTGCCGATGGCTTCGGTTGCGGCTGACCGTGAATTCCTGCCGATGGGCAGTGTGTTGCTTGCAGAAGTGCCTCAGCTGGATGCGGAAGGAAACTGGAACGGCAAGCATGTCCTGACATTGCTGATGGCGCTGGATACCGGCGGTGCAGTAAAACGCAACCATCTTGATCTTTACCATGGGATGGGTGAACAGGCCGGGATTGATGCCGGGCACTACAAGCATTTTGGCCGGGTCTGGAAACTGGGACTGACGGCTGAGACGGATGCGGCACTGACCGAAGAGCGACAGAAAGCCAGTGAAAAGACAGTGGCCCGCCCGGTTGATACGCACTTTACCTTCCTTGAAGAAAGTGTGCAGAGCCAGCCGGTGGTCACCGGTTCGGGACTGGACAACTGA